A single window of Bradyrhizobium daqingense DNA harbors:
- a CDS encoding outer membrane protein — MRPGVLLLGATTIALVANGAANAADLEPEVKLPAAVWNWSGGYIGGHVGGGYGRTSFSNPYGPSIYGGIVDTPTFLAGGQIGYNWQKNGWVFGVELDVSGAVSDGTNTCLASSGFVVSANCKAGPNIFATATGRVGYTFGASGGTLAYLKGGAAWQNNQGDVINNHEGGLVPQEKTHFDYGRIGGIIGLGVEQALTPAWSVAAEYDYLNFGGPSVATPPTVQGPPFAIVPANTTSPSSNYHIGKIGLNYHFGADPWTAQWSYVPQYAKAPVGAPPIAYSDGWSFEGGSRLWLSRGRFQWDHSVAPYLPLDPSVLVSRLTYHGLDGLSGELFGRVDSPSGVFLKGNIGLGRFDKGNINNEDWLADRELSYINNASRQRNGRFTYFTADLGYDFLRGANYKVGGFIGWTYYEQSSDSIG; from the coding sequence ATGCGACCTGGAGTTCTTCTTTTGGGAGCCACGACAATTGCGCTCGTCGCAAATGGTGCGGCGAATGCGGCAGACCTTGAGCCGGAAGTGAAACTGCCCGCGGCGGTGTGGAACTGGTCCGGAGGCTATATTGGTGGACACGTCGGCGGCGGGTACGGCCGAACCTCCTTCAGCAATCCCTACGGTCCGTCAATCTATGGCGGCATAGTCGATACGCCGACGTTCCTCGCAGGTGGCCAGATCGGCTACAATTGGCAGAAGAACGGCTGGGTGTTTGGCGTCGAACTCGATGTCAGCGGTGCTGTCTCAGACGGCACAAATACCTGCCTCGCGTCGTCCGGCTTTGTCGTGAGTGCAAACTGCAAGGCAGGTCCGAACATCTTTGCCACCGCGACCGGTCGTGTCGGTTACACGTTTGGCGCGTCGGGTGGCACGCTGGCCTATCTCAAGGGAGGTGCAGCTTGGCAAAACAATCAGGGCGACGTCATCAATAACCATGAAGGCGGACTCGTGCCACAGGAGAAAACCCATTTCGACTACGGTCGCATCGGTGGCATCATCGGGCTGGGCGTCGAGCAGGCGCTTACGCCCGCATGGTCGGTCGCAGCTGAGTATGACTATCTGAATTTCGGTGGCCCGAGTGTCGCGACACCTCCGACGGTGCAGGGTCCGCCGTTCGCAATTGTTCCGGCGAACACAACGAGCCCGTCCAGCAACTATCACATCGGAAAGATTGGATTGAATTACCATTTTGGCGCCGACCCGTGGACGGCGCAATGGTCCTATGTGCCGCAGTACGCGAAGGCTCCAGTCGGCGCGCCGCCGATTGCTTATTCAGATGGTTGGTCGTTCGAAGGCGGATCGCGGCTCTGGCTCAGCCGCGGACGATTCCAATGGGACCACAGTGTAGCGCCCTACTTGCCTCTAGACCCCAGCGTCCTTGTATCGAGGCTCACCTATCATGGCCTTGACGGACTTTCGGGAGAGCTATTTGGCCGTGTCGACAGCCCATCGGGAGTGTTCCTGAAGGGCAACATTGGCCTCGGGCGCTTCGATAAAGGAAACATAAACAATGAAGATTGGCTCGCCGATCGGGAACTCTCCTATATCAACAACGCATCACGGCAACGAAACGGACGGTTCACCTATTTTACCGCAGACTTAGGTTACGATTTCCTGCGCGGCGCCAACTACAAGGTCGGCGGATTTATCGGCTGGACCTACTACGAACAGAGTTCCGACTCCATCGGTTGA